A window of Deltaproteobacteria bacterium contains these coding sequences:
- the recO gene encoding DNA repair protein RecO, producing the protein MPASIIPPEEIVTPAVVVRTRAFGESDKIVTFLTRDRGKIAGIAKGARRSKRRFVNVLEPFTHVDVTLRLRPHRDLAFVSACVLRDAPIALARDLVKFAYGSYVLELADRMVREHEAGPETYELVRDVIALLEQGDAEPGVLRAFELHLLRLTGYEPELDRCRRCGTPAGSETMMYVHPARGGVLCVRCRGEGRAYQASPPVLERLIAFQRTAFSDRAGEHFRLAPGMAAEARALVRCFFAANLTAPLASEKLLESL; encoded by the coding sequence GTGCCCGCCTCGATCATCCCGCCCGAGGAGATCGTGACCCCGGCGGTCGTCGTCCGCACCCGCGCCTTCGGCGAGTCCGACAAGATCGTGACCTTCCTCACCCGCGATCGAGGCAAGATCGCCGGGATCGCCAAGGGAGCCCGGCGCTCGAAGCGACGCTTCGTGAACGTGCTCGAGCCCTTCACCCACGTCGACGTCACCCTCCGCCTCCGACCGCACCGCGACCTGGCGTTCGTGAGCGCGTGCGTGCTGCGCGACGCGCCGATCGCCCTCGCGCGCGACCTCGTGAAGTTCGCCTATGGGAGCTACGTGCTCGAGCTCGCCGACCGCATGGTCCGCGAGCACGAAGCCGGTCCCGAGACCTACGAGCTCGTCCGCGACGTGATCGCCCTCCTCGAGCAGGGCGATGCGGAGCCCGGCGTGCTGCGCGCCTTCGAGCTGCATCTCCTGCGGCTCACCGGCTACGAGCCCGAGCTCGACCGTTGCCGCCGCTGCGGCACGCCGGCCGGGTCGGAGACGATGATGTACGTACACCCGGCGCGCGGCGGCGTGCTCTGCGTCCGCTGCCGCGGCGAGGGACGCGCGTACCAGGCGTCGCCGCCGGTACTGGAGCGCCTGATCGCGTTTCAGCGCACCGCGTTCAGCGACCGCGCCGGGGAGCACTTCCGGCTCGCCCCGGGCATGGCAGCCGAGGCCCGGGCTCTCGTCCGCTGTTTCTTCGCAGCGAACCTCACCGCCCCGCTCGCGTCCGAGAAGCTCCTCGAATCCCTCTGA
- a CDS encoding glycine--tRNA ligase yields the protein MEKIASLCKRRGFVFQSSEIYGGLGSCWDYGPLGVELKRNITEAWWRDMITSREDMVGLDAAILMHPRVWEASGHLAGFTDPLVDCKKCKQRFRADQLSTEQCPECGGELTEARNFNLMFKTFMGPVEDTASVVYMRPETAQGIFVNFQNVLNASRQKIPFGIGQIGKSFRNEITPGNFLFRTREFEQMEIEFFVKPGEDEKWHQYWKQTRFDWYLKYGIDPARLRLREHGADELAHYAKGCADVEYEFPFGWSELEGIANRSDFDLKQHAEFSGKDLSFFDEESRERFVPCVIEPSAGVGRPLLAFLVDAYDEEVVQDETRVVLRLDPRLAPVKAAVFPLMRKEGQPEKALAIRDLLKQHFAVTYDQAGAIGRRYRRQDEIGTPFGITVDHETMQNDTVTVRERDSMQQVRMPVDRLVDELRARVAAGRAGVVATTL from the coding sequence ATGGAGAAGATCGCGAGCCTCTGCAAACGCCGCGGCTTCGTCTTCCAATCGAGCGAGATCTACGGAGGTCTCGGCAGCTGCTGGGACTACGGTCCGCTCGGCGTCGAGCTGAAGCGCAACATCACCGAGGCCTGGTGGCGCGACATGATCACGTCGCGCGAGGACATGGTCGGCCTCGACGCGGCGATCCTGATGCACCCGCGCGTCTGGGAGGCGTCGGGGCACCTCGCCGGCTTCACCGACCCGCTCGTCGACTGCAAGAAGTGCAAGCAGCGCTTCCGCGCCGATCAGCTCTCCACGGAGCAGTGCCCCGAGTGCGGCGGCGAGCTCACCGAGGCCCGCAACTTCAACCTCATGTTCAAGACCTTCATGGGTCCGGTCGAGGACACGGCGAGCGTCGTCTACATGCGCCCCGAGACCGCGCAGGGCATCTTCGTCAACTTCCAGAACGTGCTGAACGCCTCGCGCCAGAAGATCCCATTCGGCATCGGCCAGATCGGCAAGTCCTTCCGGAACGAGATCACGCCCGGCAACTTCCTCTTCCGGACCCGCGAGTTCGAGCAGATGGAGATCGAGTTCTTCGTCAAGCCGGGCGAGGACGAGAAGTGGCACCAATACTGGAAACAGACGCGATTCGATTGGTACCTGAAGTACGGCATCGATCCGGCGCGGCTGCGCCTCCGGGAGCACGGCGCGGACGAGCTCGCGCACTACGCCAAGGGATGCGCGGACGTCGAGTACGAGTTCCCCTTCGGCTGGTCCGAGCTCGAGGGCATCGCGAACCGCAGCGACTTCGACCTGAAGCAGCACGCGGAGTTCAGCGGCAAGGACCTCTCGTTCTTCGACGAGGAGAGCCGCGAGCGCTTCGTCCCCTGCGTGATCGAGCCGTCGGCGGGGGTCGGTCGGCCGCTCCTCGCCTTCCTCGTCGACGCGTACGACGAGGAAGTCGTGCAAGACGAGACCCGCGTCGTCTTGCGTCTCGACCCGCGCCTCGCGCCCGTCAAAGCCGCCGTCTTCCCGCTCATGCGCAAGGAAGGCCAGCCCGAGAAGGCGCTCGCCATCCGCGACCTGCTGAAGCAGCACTTCGCCGTCACCTACGACCAGGCCGGCGCGATCGGCCGGCGCTACCGGCGGCAAGACGAGATCGGCACGCCGTTCGGCATCACCGTCGACCACGAGACCATGCAGAACGACACGGTGACGGTGCGCGAACGCGATTCCATGCAGCAAGTGCGCATGCCCGTCGATCGCCTGGTCGACGAGCTGCGCGCGCGCGTGGCCGCCGGTCGCGCGGGCGTCGTAGCCACAACGCTCTGA
- a CDS encoding pyruvate, phosphate dikinase, with protein sequence MAKSSRGKSKTKSTKRPAKKVVAKRAAVKTRAGARSKAGKAASAGRGKKYVYAFGGGRADGKAEMKNLLGGKGANLAEMAGMGLPVPPGFTISTDVCAYYYDNRRAYPAELKKQVAEHLARVESLVGRKFGDATKPLLVSVRSGARASMPGMMDTVLNLGLNDETVRGLITGSNNERFAWDSYRRFVQMYGDVVLGLKPEDKLEADPFEVVLEHKKHARGVKLDTELTADDLRELVHEFKALIKRKLGVDFPSDPHAQLWGAIGAVFGSWQNARAITYRKLYGIPDEWGTAVNVQAMVFGNLGDDCATGVGFSRDPATGERQFYGDFLVNAQGEDVVAGIRTPQPLSRKAAIDDARAQGIAEGDRLPSLEEVMPGLYKQLTQIAARLEKHYRDMQDIEFTIEGGKLYMLQTRNGKRTAHAAIKIAVDMVKEKLIDRDTALMRVEAGSIDQLLHPGLDPRAEKRLIAKGVAASPGAAAGEVVFSADDAEAAAGEGKTVILVRVETSPEDIHGMNVAEGILTARGGKASHAAVVARGMGKTCVAGCSDLEIHYEGEYFLARDGVRVGRGDWITLDGSTGEVFLGKVATVRPEGETGDFATLMGWADKTRTLKVRTNADTPKDAKVARQFGAEGIGLCRTEHMFFDAERIDVVREMILATDLAGRERALQKLLPIQRGDFEAIFREMHGLPVTIRLLDPPLHEFLPQTDADTDELAAKIGVDPAKMRARREQLHEINPMLGMRGCRLGIVYPEIYLMQVRAIMEAACTVARDGVKVVPEIMIPLIGHVNELARLRREANDLCQAVIKTAGQKVAYTIGTMIEVPRAALTADEVAREAEFFSFGTNDLTQMGFGLSRDDAAMFLPQYVDSGILPVDPFASLDQTGIGQLMEIAVRKGRSVRANLKIGICGEHGGDPSSVDFCHRTGLDYVSCSPYRVPVARLAAAQAALASKKKK encoded by the coding sequence ATGGCCAAGAGTTCCCGCGGCAAGAGCAAGACGAAGAGCACGAAGCGGCCCGCGAAGAAGGTCGTCGCGAAGCGCGCGGCCGTGAAGACGCGCGCCGGGGCGAGGTCGAAGGCCGGGAAGGCCGCGAGTGCCGGGCGCGGAAAGAAATACGTCTACGCGTTCGGGGGCGGCCGCGCCGACGGCAAGGCCGAGATGAAGAACCTCCTCGGCGGCAAGGGCGCGAACCTCGCCGAGATGGCGGGCATGGGTCTGCCGGTGCCCCCGGGCTTCACGATCTCGACCGACGTCTGCGCCTACTACTACGACAACCGCCGCGCCTACCCGGCGGAGTTGAAGAAGCAGGTCGCGGAGCACCTCGCGCGTGTCGAGAGTCTGGTCGGCCGGAAGTTCGGCGATGCAACCAAGCCGCTCCTGGTTTCGGTGCGCTCGGGCGCGCGCGCGTCGATGCCGGGCATGATGGACACGGTGCTCAACCTCGGCCTCAACGACGAAACCGTCCGGGGCCTGATCACGGGTTCGAACAACGAGCGCTTCGCCTGGGACTCGTACCGCCGCTTCGTGCAGATGTACGGCGACGTCGTCCTCGGACTCAAGCCCGAGGACAAGCTCGAAGCCGATCCCTTCGAGGTCGTGCTCGAGCACAAGAAGCACGCGCGCGGCGTGAAGCTGGACACCGAGCTCACCGCCGACGACCTCCGCGAGCTCGTCCACGAGTTCAAGGCACTCATCAAGCGCAAGCTCGGCGTCGACTTCCCGAGCGACCCGCACGCCCAGCTGTGGGGCGCGATCGGCGCCGTGTTCGGCTCGTGGCAGAACGCCCGCGCCATCACCTACCGGAAGCTCTACGGCATCCCCGACGAATGGGGCACGGCCGTGAACGTCCAGGCGATGGTGTTCGGCAACCTCGGCGACGACTGCGCGACCGGCGTCGGCTTCTCGCGCGACCCCGCGACCGGCGAGCGCCAGTTCTACGGCGACTTCCTGGTGAACGCGCAGGGCGAGGACGTCGTGGCCGGCATCCGGACCCCGCAGCCGCTCAGCAGGAAGGCCGCGATCGACGACGCGCGGGCGCAGGGCATCGCCGAGGGCGACCGCTTGCCGTCGCTCGAGGAGGTCATGCCCGGCCTCTACAAGCAGCTCACGCAGATCGCCGCGCGGCTCGAAAAGCACTACCGGGACATGCAGGACATCGAGTTCACGATCGAGGGCGGCAAGCTCTACATGCTGCAGACGCGGAACGGAAAGCGCACCGCGCACGCCGCGATCAAGATCGCGGTCGACATGGTGAAGGAGAAGCTGATCGACCGCGACACCGCGCTCATGCGCGTCGAGGCGGGCTCGATCGACCAGCTCCTGCACCCCGGCCTCGATCCCCGGGCGGAGAAGCGGCTCATCGCCAAGGGCGTCGCCGCCTCCCCGGGCGCCGCCGCCGGCGAGGTCGTCTTCAGCGCCGACGACGCCGAGGCCGCGGCCGGCGAAGGCAAGACGGTGATCCTGGTGCGCGTCGAGACGTCGCCCGAGGACATCCACGGCATGAACGTCGCCGAGGGCATCCTGACCGCGCGCGGCGGCAAGGCGTCGCATGCGGCGGTCGTCGCGCGCGGCATGGGCAAGACCTGCGTCGCTGGCTGCAGCGACCTCGAGATCCACTACGAGGGCGAGTACTTCCTCGCCAGGGACGGCGTGCGCGTCGGCCGCGGCGATTGGATCACCCTCGACGGCTCGACCGGCGAGGTCTTCCTCGGGAAGGTCGCGACCGTGCGCCCCGAGGGCGAGACCGGCGACTTCGCGACCCTCATGGGCTGGGCCGACAAGACCCGGACGCTCAAGGTGCGCACCAACGCCGACACGCCGAAGGACGCGAAGGTCGCCCGCCAGTTCGGCGCCGAAGGCATCGGCCTCTGCCGTACCGAGCACATGTTCTTCGACGCCGAGCGCATCGACGTGGTGCGCGAGATGATCCTCGCGACCGACCTCGCCGGCCGCGAGCGCGCGCTCCAGAAGCTCCTGCCGATACAACGCGGCGACTTCGAGGCGATCTTCCGCGAGATGCACGGGCTCCCGGTGACGATCCGGCTGCTCGACCCGCCGCTCCACGAGTTCCTGCCGCAGACCGATGCCGACACCGACGAGCTCGCCGCCAAGATCGGCGTCGACCCGGCCAAGATGCGGGCGCGCCGCGAGCAGCTGCACGAGATCAACCCGATGCTCGGCATGCGCGGGTGCCGGCTTGGCATCGTGTATCCCGAGATCTACCTCATGCAGGTGCGCGCCATCATGGAGGCGGCCTGCACGGTCGCCCGCGACGGCGTCAAGGTGGTCCCGGAGATCATGATCCCGCTCATCGGCCATGTGAACGAGCTCGCCCGGCTCCGCAGGGAGGCAAATGATCTCTGCCAGGCGGTCATCAAAACGGCCGGCCAGAAGGTCGCGTACACGATCGGCACCATGATCGAGGTGCCGCGCGCCGCGCTCACCGCCGACGAGGTCGCCCGCGAGGCCGAGTTCTTCTCGTTCGGCACCAACGACCTGACCCAGATGGGCTTCGGCCTCTCGCGCGACGACGCCGCCATGTTCCTCCCGCAGTACGTCGACAGCGGCATCCTCCCGGTCGACCCGTTCGCGAGCCTCGACCAGACCGGCATCGGTCAGCTGATGGAGATCGCCGTCCGCAAGGGCCGGAGCGTCCGCGCCAACTTGAAGATCGGGATCTGCGGCGAGCACGGCGGCGACCCGAGCTCGGTCGACTTCTGCCACCGCACCGGGCTCGACTACGTCTCGTGCTCGCCCTATCGCGTGCCGGTCGCGCGCCTCGCGGCCGCGCAGGCGGCGCTCGCGAGCAAGAAGAAGAAATGA
- the aroE gene encoding shikimate dehydrogenase: protein MSGAGRRGSTAGVRGTTRVYGILGDPVAHSLSPAMQNAAFAAAAIDGVYVPFPVARDDLAATVGGLFAAGVAGLNVTVPHKEAAARLCVALRPRARACGAANTLIRTARGWVGDNTDGAGLLASLAERRFDPRGKNVLLIGAGGSARSVAHALTRAGTRLLIVANRTPQRAADLVATLRRRDAYAADLRVLANPEVLGRLDLLVDCTSLGLGSGAPPAIRFADTRRDVLCCDLTYGKTSRFLAAARHAGRRAVDGSGMLLHQGALAFTLWTGRPAPVGMMRRALRRASRR from the coding sequence ATGAGCGGAGCGGGTCGACGGGGCTCGACGGCGGGCGTGCGTGGCACGACGCGCGTTTACGGCATCCTCGGCGACCCGGTCGCGCACAGCCTCTCGCCGGCCATGCAGAACGCGGCCTTCGCCGCCGCCGCCATCGACGGCGTCTACGTCCCCTTCCCGGTTGCGCGCGACGACCTGGCGGCCACCGTGGGTGGCCTCTTCGCCGCCGGCGTCGCGGGGCTGAACGTGACGGTCCCGCACAAGGAGGCCGCCGCCCGCCTCTGCGTCGCCCTTCGTCCGCGTGCGCGCGCCTGCGGCGCCGCCAACACGCTGATCCGTACGGCGCGCGGTTGGGTCGGCGACAACACCGACGGCGCGGGACTCCTGGCGTCGCTCGCCGAGCGCCGCTTCGACCCGCGCGGCAAGAACGTGCTCCTGATCGGCGCCGGAGGCTCGGCGCGGAGCGTCGCGCACGCGCTCACGCGCGCCGGGACCCGCCTCCTGATCGTCGCCAATCGCACACCGCAGCGCGCCGCCGACCTGGTCGCGACGCTCCGCCGGCGCGATGCCTACGCCGCCGACCTCCGCGTGCTCGCGAACCCGGAGGTGCTCGGCCGTCTGGATCTCCTCGTCGACTGCACGTCGCTAGGCCTCGGCTCCGGCGCGCCGCCGGCGATCCGCTTCGCCGACACCCGCCGCGACGTGCTGTGCTGCGACCTCACGTACGGGAAGACGTCGCGCTTCCTCGCCGCAGCCCGCCACGCCGGTCGGCGCGCCGTCGACGGCAGCGGCATGCTGCTGCACCAGGGGGCCCTCGCCTTCACCCTCTGGACCGGAAGGCCGGCGCCGGTCGGCATGATGCGGCGGGCGCTCCGCCGCGCGTCGCGTCGGTAG
- a CDS encoding antitoxin MazE family protein, with protein sequence MPTTSRRPSRTSKSATSRDKVQAHRRRLRAQGLRPIQIWVPDVRSPKFAAQASRQSRLVAASSHAAQDQAFIDAVSTGSNE encoded by the coding sequence ATGCCCACGACATCGAGACGCCCTTCGCGAACATCGAAGTCCGCCACTTCGCGCGACAAGGTGCAAGCGCACCGCAGACGTCTGCGGGCGCAGGGTCTTCGACCCATCCAGATTTGGGTACCTGACGTGCGGTCGCCCAAGTTCGCCGCCCAAGCATCGCGCCAGTCACGCCTCGTCGCCGCCAGTTCGCACGCAGCCCAGGATCAAGCCTTCATCGATGCCGTATCGACCGGATCCAACGAGTGA
- a CDS encoding type II toxin-antitoxin system PemK/MazF family toxin: MNRGEIWTAAGGMDYAGKPRPVVVVQDDRFGGTNSITICAFTSDPTDAPLFRIAVEPSETNGLKAPSRLMVDKITTMSKHKLATRVGRLADDDVLRLNRAVMIFLGLAG; the protein is encoded by the coding sequence GTGAACCGCGGAGAGATCTGGACTGCCGCCGGTGGCATGGATTACGCCGGAAAGCCGCGTCCCGTCGTCGTCGTCCAAGACGATCGATTCGGCGGAACCAACTCCATCACAATCTGCGCCTTCACGAGTGATCCGACCGACGCCCCCCTGTTTCGTATTGCCGTCGAGCCGAGCGAAACCAACGGCCTGAAGGCACCGTCGCGGCTCATGGTGGACAAGATCACCACGATGTCGAAGCACAAGCTCGCGACACGGGTCGGCAGGCTTGCAGACGACGACGTGCTCCGACTGAATCGTGCGGTGATGATCTTTCTCGGTCTCGCCGGCTGA
- a CDS encoding type II toxin-antitoxin system prevent-host-death family antitoxin, protein MATAITQRELRNDSGNIMRRLDQGETFIVTRNGTPVGELTPHRRHRFVAADAVVAMFRNAPGIDVARFRADLDAVVTQGIDPRG, encoded by the coding sequence ATGGCGACAGCAATCACCCAGCGAGAGCTTCGCAATGACAGCGGAAACATCATGCGCCGCCTCGACCAGGGTGAAACTTTCATCGTGACCCGCAACGGCACGCCTGTGGGAGAACTCACCCCGCACCGGCGTCATCGCTTCGTCGCGGCGGACGCCGTGGTCGCGATGTTCCGCAATGCTCCCGGCATCGATGTCGCCCGTTTCCGCGCGGATCTCGACGCCGTCGTTACACAGGGCATCGATCCTCGTGGCTGA
- a CDS encoding type II toxin-antitoxin system VapC family toxin, translated as MSPVSARISTPSLHRASILVAETRRARGILDTSVVIDLERLDPEQLPLEIAISAITMAELAAGPHATADPEERSRRQDRLQRAEAVFDPLPFDSEASRAYGRVYSAVVAAGRKARVARALDLLIAATACSAGLPLYTRNPEDFQALADLVEVIRV; from the coding sequence ATGTCGCCCGTTTCCGCGCGGATCTCGACGCCGTCGTTACACAGGGCATCGATCCTCGTGGCTGAGACTCGCCGCGCTCGCGGAATTCTCGACACCTCGGTCGTCATCGATCTGGAGCGCCTCGACCCGGAACAGTTGCCGCTCGAGATCGCCATCAGTGCGATCACCATGGCCGAACTTGCCGCAGGCCCCCATGCCACAGCGGACCCCGAAGAGAGATCGCGCCGTCAGGACCGGCTTCAGCGTGCGGAGGCGGTGTTCGATCCGCTGCCGTTCGACTCCGAGGCATCACGCGCCTACGGGCGCGTCTATTCGGCCGTCGTCGCCGCCGGACGCAAGGCGCGTGTCGCAAGAGCGCTCGATCTCCTGATTGCCGCCACGGCGTGTTCGGCGGGACTGCCGCTCTACACCCGCAATCCGGAGGACTTTCAGGCGCTGGCCGACCTCGTCGAAGTCATCCGCGTCTAA